In a genomic window of Trichoderma atroviride chromosome 4, complete sequence:
- a CDS encoding uncharacterized protein (EggNog:ENOG41~MEROPS:MER0003280), with amino-acid sequence MANMSSSASEDISLDKKRIRVLDSEIAYIDVGSSGPETPVTVFLHGVPTSSYLWRNIIPYAATKSRCIAPDLIGFGDSDKVSGAYHFADHQRYMDAFLDAVIPNQMITLVIHDWGSALGFHWACRNEHRVAGIAFMEFIHPVADWSNLPSIMVYNWKRFRDPDPQVGRKLLIEQNNFIEEILPGGVMRRMNSEEMKVYRRPFLRPEWREPLFRLPNELPVEGQPEHTWKIAQDYMAWLLDSEIPKLFFWAKPGGLIWEEKVNELAEKLKNTRSVCVGDGIHYIQEDHPHVIGRELADWLPSP; translated from the coding sequence ATGGCAAATATGTCGTCTTCTGCCTCTGAGGACATTTCACtagacaagaaaagaatacGAGTCTTGGACTCTGAAATAGCATATATAGATGTTGGTTCTTCTGGTCCCGAGACACCAGTGACCGTGTTTCTGCACGGAGTGCCGACATCTTCATATCTATGGCGGAATATTATCCCTTACGCAGCAACAAAGAGCCGCTGCATTGCCCCAGACTTGATTGGTTTCGGTGACTCTGACAAGGTGTCGGGGGCATATCACTTCGCAGATCACCAGCGGTACATGGATGCCTTCTTAGATGCCGTCATACCAAATCAGATGATTACGCTGGTCATCCATGACTGGGGATCTGCTCTTGGATTTCACTGGGCCTGTCGCAATGAACACCGCGTTGCCGGAATCGCATTTATGGAGTTCATCCATCCCGTGGCAGACTGGAGCAATTTACCATCTATCATGGTGTACAACTGGAAAAGATTTCGAGACCCAGATCCCCAAGTTGGTCGAAAGCTCTTGATTGAGCAAAACAACTTTATCGAAGAGATTCTACCTGGGGGTGTAATGAGAAGGATGAATAGTGAAGAGATGAAAGTTTATCGCAGGCCATTTCTGCGACCTGAATGGCGTGAGCCCCTCTTTCGGCTGCCAAACGAGCTTCCGGTTGAAGGTCAGCCAGAGCATACGTGGAAAATCGCACAGGACTATATGGCGTGGCTACTAGACAGTGAGATACCGAAGCTGTTCTTTTGGGCCAAGCCAGGAGGGCTTATATGGGAAGAGAAAGTCAATGAGCTGGCGGAGAAACTGAAAAATACTCGCAGTGTGTGTGTGGGCGACGGCATTCATTATATACAAGAAGATCATCCACATGTAATTGGTCGTGAATTAGCTGACTGGCTACCCTCACCTTAG
- a CDS encoding uncharacterized protein (EggNog:ENOG41) gives MSTATAPDITFSALVSLSDGVDPWDLEGSPELGPSNQPWRAYWPPDLSTVTECELASKPWLTWKNDPTKMNNKPWYQWVRPELEPAPVDGWCPVTCSYCNGRGCGPFSTGAEGA, from the exons ATGTCTACAGCTACCGCCCCTGATATCACCTTCTCAGCTCTTGTCAGCCTCAGTGACGGCGTTGACCCGTGGGATCTTGAAGGCAGTCCAGAGTTGGGCCCATCCAATCAACCTTGGAGGGCCTACTGGCCGCCAGACTTATCTACCGTCACTGAATGCGAGCTGGCTTCTAAACCATGGCTCACCTGGAAGAATGACCCTACAAAGATGAACAACAAGCCCTGGTATCAATGGGTACGTCCAGAGCTGGAGCCAGCACCGGTTGATGGATGGTGTCCCGTCACTTGTAGCTATTGCAATGGGCGGGGTTGT GGCCCATTTTCGACTGGTGCTGAGGGGGCTTGA
- a CDS encoding uncharacterized protein (EggNog:ENOG41) — protein sequence MASSLPESIPETHPAVVIVAARAPLEILNQQTEAPGAGEVLVHVEWTSSTPLDLHQADGGLLVKPPQVMGSSFGGTVAAVGPIDPANPDSHNPKLQVGDKVFGFAFRNAREKSHQTYSTTSTYLCSRLPANLTLEQAVAVPANLVTAFHTITADLELPLPWPVQEPSKESRNAPILLWGAASSVGDYALQVLHHWGYENVLAVASGRHHERLKALGAKATFDYNDSNVVEQILSFAGTISDAEPRIPYILDCIGSLESTLRPLTKIAEPGAKVAVMLPVINVHATKDTPPEYEMDVSKSLPDEWREGVKVMGTRTHFYLRNEVFKELLQSEIVPTLLEKGIIQPNKIRIVEGKTLLERAENALSLLRDQAPSGEKLVWRVADENE from the coding sequence ATGGCCAGCTCTCTTCCCGAAAGTATTCCAGAAACTCATCCCGCTGTGGTTATTGTCGCTGCTAGGGCTCCTCTCGAAATTCTCAATCAGCAGACTGAGGCGCCTGGTGCAGGCGAGGTTCTTGTTCATGTCGAATGGACTTCCTCCACTCCTCTGGACCTCCATCAGGCTGATGGTGGGCTATTAGTGAAGCCGCCCCAGGTTATGGGCTCTTCGTTTGGCGGCACTGTCGCGGCCGTCGGTCCTATCGATCCCGCCAATCCAGATTCCCACAACCCCAAGCTACAGGTGGGCGACAAAGTATTCGGATTCGCCTTTCGTAATGCTAGGGAGAAAAGCCACCAGACTTACTCGACAACCTCAACTTATTTATGCAGCCGCCTGCCAGCAAATCTCACTCTTGAACAAGCTGTTGCTGTACCCGCGAATCTAGTCACGGCCTTTCACACCATTACAGCAGACCTTGAGCTGCCGCTCCCGTGGCCGGTCCAGGAACCAAGCAAAGAGAGCCGTAATGCTCCTATCCTTCTATGGGGAGCAGCAAGTAGCGTCGGGGATTATGCGCTGCAAGTCCTTCACCATTGGGGCTATGAGAATGTGCTTGCTGTTGCAAGTGGAAGACACCACGAACGACTCAAGGCGCTGGGTGCCAAGGCGACTTTCGATTACAATGATTCGAATGTGGTAGAACAAATCCTTAGTTTTGCTGGCACGATCTCAGATGCTGAACCTCGAATTCCCTATATCTTGGACTGTATTGGCTCGCTGGAAAGCACATTGCGGCCACTCACCAAGATTGCGGAACCAGGAGCCAAAGTGGCCGTTATGCTGCCTGTTATAAACGTCCATGCGACTAAAGATACGCCACCAGAATACGAAATGGACGTTTCCAAGTCGCTGCCAGACGAGTGGAGGGAAGGTGTCAAGGTTATGGGAACGCGAACACATTTTTACCTGCGCAACGAAGTCTTCAAGGAGCTTTTACAATCTGAGATTGTGCCAACTTTACTGGAAAAGGGCATTATCCAGCCAAACAAAATCCGTATAGTGGAAGGCAAGACGTTGCTGGAACGAGCTGAGAATGCTTTGAGCTTGTTAAGGGATCAAGCTCCGAGTGGAGAGAAACTGGTCTGGAGAGTTGCGGATGAGAATGAGTAA
- a CDS encoding uncharacterized protein (EggNog:ENOG41): MGSIQEEPKIKPETQAEAAEIDQFNPSKVVSLIFYIDKLPLYEKEKPFFLNFPVSGPGQRQSNVTHSRHEVGFTNIRSHEDLFSLDTTGFEYKHFDTTLEYENFASPAAIEGIFLKEVEAFLVTHLKADYALAWDYQVRRRDPTLPTNHRGQPGKAQPFRSVHCDESARAAMRRLGHFYPELAEKYRGCRIQLLNFWKPLVGPVQDAPLALCDYRTVAPDDRVPTDIVFPDYLGETYNFWANPQHRWYYMEGQLATEALIFKNFDSEAFKNDSIAKC; the protein is encoded by the exons ATGGGTAGTATACAAGAGGAGCCCAAGATAAAACCGGAAACGCAGGCTGAGGCCGCAGAGATTGACCAATTTAATCCTTCAAAAGTTGTCTCCCTGATATTCTACATTGATAAACTACCTCTAtatgagaaggagaagccATTCTTCCTCAACTTCCCTGTCTCCGGTCCAGGACAAAGACAGTCAAACGTAACTCATAGTCGGCACGAAGTTGGCTTCACTAATATTCGAAGCCATGAAgaccttttctctcttgacACCACTGGCTTCGAATACAAACACTTTGATACAACACTGGAGTACGAGAATTTCGCTTCACCGGCCGCCATTGAAGGAATCTTTCTCAAAGAGGTGGAAGCTTTTCTAGTGACACATCTCAAAGCCGACTATGCACTAGCCTGGGACTATCAG GTTCGACGAAGGGACCCGACATTGCCCACCAACCATCGAGGACAGCCAGGAAAAGCACAGCCTTTCAGGTCTGTTCACTGCG ATGAGAGTGCTAGAGCCGCAATGCGAAGGCTGGGCCACTTCTACCCTGAATTGGCAGAAAAGTATCGGGGCTGTCGTATCCAGCTGTTAAA TTTCTGGAAGCCACTTGTTGGCCCAGTCCAGGACGCCCCGCTTGCTCTTTGTGACTATCGCACCGTAGCACCAGACGATCGAGTACCGACAGACATTGTCTTCCCAGACTATCTCGGCGAGACTTACAATTTTTGGGCTAATCCACAGCACCGATGGTATTATATGGAAGGCCAACTTGCCACGGAAGCTTTGATCTTCAAGAATTTTGATTCGGAAGCCTTCAAAAATGACAGTATTGCCAAGTGTTAG
- a CDS encoding uncharacterized protein (EggNog:ENOG41~TransMembrane:2 (o20-39i60-77o)): protein MRINSLFTPHLGASCPVQHLSRYFWACTDSFTAATAVWARLKRRSSFKMARSKRQYCTSILVIAIVCLLCLGSIAVGKSHEMAMPIQQPPSVLNLGEAVYFVSPSSKHKSTLSNNLSIFGPCTVIRLSSPYVTSEDLVEVRERFSQDDVWTTDFLPTLIFHSQNTHQTVQFSAAAHKTLESWGSQAISIDVSEDPGAPSGPYYCNGVQLHEVYRLYPDTAGAFISATIQSPNDPYLYKSFNVSVFTEEYPSALTIGVPSRLYFTPTKEKPLAGLRIAVKDTQNVRGVKTTGSSRAWARLYGPQEKSATGVQRLLDHGAIVVGKLKSTQFGESEWATRDWVDYHAPWNPRADGYQTPSASSSGSAASVAAYEWLDLSTGTDCSGSVRAPAAIHGLFAIRPSTDAIDNQGVIPFSKNFDTFGIFTRDVEILASASSVLYNQKEEIPACFKSPTRILYLSEYWPVEDEASSAIFESTIRQLEKTLGIKRTELSLGKLWSDTNTIGTELSIDDYFNTTFVTASSPDQWAMLKTFHAEYESAFGHAPPLNPQLQWKMEFLPTQTVEEQKQGEKEIEVFRAWFEKYVLQADEDGCSDTILVLPWTQGEPSYRDEYGDRPNWTGEGWFFYFIAVYAGTPEIILPIGQTPYHSRLTKRQEWLPVAIGLMGARGTDAAFTNFIKDTVKAAKLPATVDIGQTAFKTSISETNKAAAASAEKILVHQDPNHI from the exons ATGCGCATAAACTCTTTGTTTACGCCTCATCTTGGAGCTTCTTGTCCCGTCCAACACCTCTCCAGATATTTTTGGGCCTGCACCGACAGTTTCACAGCAGCTACCGCGGTATGGGCGAGGCTCAAACGAAGAAGTAGCTTCAAGATGGCCCGATCCAAACGCCAATACTGCACAAGCAttctcgtcatcgccatcgtctgTCTCCTCTGTCTTGGCTCTATAGCTGTGGGAAAATCGCATGAGATGGCCATGCCCATCCAGCAACCTCCGTCGGTATTGAATTTAGGCGAAGCAGTTTATTTCGTATCGCCATCGTCCAAG CACAAAAGCACGCTTTCCAACAATCTATCGATTTTTGGGCCATGTACCGTCATCCGCCTCTCCAGTCCTTATGTCACATCGGAGGACCTCGTTGAAGTTCGAGAACGGTTTTCTCAAGACGACGTTTGGACCACCGACTTTTTGCCAACCCTCATTTTCCACTCCCAGAATACTCACCAAACCGTCCAATTCAGCGCCGCTGCCCACAAGACTCTCGAAAGTTGGGGAAGCCAAGCTATATCTATAGATGTCTCAGAAGACCCAGGTGCGCCATCTGGGCCTTATTACTGCAATGGAGTCCAGTTACATGAGGTGTACCGATTATATCCCGATACAGCTGGGGCATTCATAAGTGCGACGATTCAGTCACCGAATGACCCATATCT CTACAAGTCTTTCAATGTGTCTGTTTTCACAGAAGAGTACCCCTCAGCCTTGACCATAGGCGTGCCATCTCGCCTGTACTTTACGCCTACCAAGGAAAAGCCGTTAGCCGGACTGCGCATCGCAGTCAAAGACACTCAAAACGTCCGTGGAGTCAAGACAACAGGCTCCTCTCGAGCCTGGGCTCGACTGTATGGGCCCCAGGAGAAGAGCGCCACTGGAGTACAACGCCTGCTAGACCACGGCGCCATCGTGGTCGGCAAGCTGAAGTCAACACAGTTTGGCGAGAGTGAATGGGCTACCCGCGACTGGGTGGACTACCATGCGCCGTGGAATCCACGCGCTGATGGCTATCAAACTCCCAGTGCGAGTAGCTCTGGTAGTGCCGCCTCTGTGGCCGCCTATGAATGGTTAGATTTGTCGACGGGTACAGATTGTAG TGGAAGTGTTCGAGCTCCTGCCGCGATCCATGGCTTATTTGCGATCCGACCATCCACAGATGCGATTGATAACCAAGGCGTCATCCCATTCTCGAAAAACTTTGATACTTTTGGCATTTTCACGAGAGATGTAGAGATTCttgcatcagcatcatcagtcCTTTACAatcaaaaggaagagattCCTGCATGTTTCAAG AGTCCCACTAGGATATTATATCTTAGCGAATATTGGccagttgaagatgaagcaagcTCAGCAATCTTTGAAAGCACTATCCGACAACTCGAGAAGACTCTTGGTATAAAACGAACTGAGCTCAGCCTGGGCAAACTTTGGTCGGACACAAACACCATCGGAACCGAGCTCTCGATTGATGATTATTTCAACACGACATTTGTCACTGCATCTTCTCCTGATCAGTGGGCTATGCTCAAGACATTCCATGCAGAATACGAGAGCGCATTTGGGCATGCCCCTCCACTAAACCCCCAACTTCAATGGAAAAT GGAATTTTTACCAACCCAAACAGTCGAGGAACAGAaacaaggagaaaaggaaattgaAGTCTTTCGTGCATGGTTTGAGAAATACGTGCTGCaagcagatgaagacggcTGCTCCGACACCATCTTGGTACTACCGTGGACACAAGGTGAACCCAGCTATAGAGACGAATACGGAGA TCGCCCAAATTGGACTGGTGAAGGGTGgttcttttactttattgCGGTATATGCAGGCACTCCCGAGATTATTTTGCCCA TTGGACAAACGCCATATCACTCTCGCTTGACAAAGAGGCAAGAGTGGCTCCCAGTGGCTATTGGGCTAATGGGCGCGAGAGGCACAGATGCTGCCTTTACAAATTTTATAAAGGACACAGTGAAGGCCGCAAAGCTTCCAGCCACTGTCGACATTGGTCAGACTGCATTCAAGACAAGCATCTCTGAGACCAAcaaagccgctgctgcctccGCAGAAAAGATACTCGTACATCAAGACCCTAATCACATATGA
- a CDS encoding uncharacterized protein (EggNog:ENOG41) encodes MSPNGSPDANEYTIGWICALPDELVVAGAMLDEHYYCPPQPRSDHNKYTVGRIATHNIAIACLPAGLYGTTSATRVAEQMQSTFQALRFTLMVGIGGGAPSNENDVRLGDVVVSQPTNGHGGVINYTFGKTLSGEGFQHTGFLGKPPQILLNAMAHLKSKHRLHDPDLLGHLDQMVQQHNKLKGTFEYQGGGK; translated from the coding sequence ATGTCACCAAATGGTTCTCCAGATGCAAACGAGTACACCATAGGATGGATTTGCGCTCTCCCAGATGAATTAGTTGTCGCAGGAGCCATGCTAGATGAGCATTATTACTGTCCACCGCAACCACGCAGTGATCATAACAAATACACCGTCGGCCGAATAGCAACGCACAACATTGCCATAGCTTGTTTACCTGCAGGCCTCTATGGCACAACATCGGCAACAAGAGTGGCCGAACAAATGCAGTCTACATTCCAGGCTCTGAGATTCACACTTATGGTAGGGATCGGGGGAGGAGCTCCAAGTAACGAGAATGATGTGCGACTCGGAGATGTAGTTGTCAGTCAGCCTACCAATGGCCACGGTGGTGTTATCAACTATACATTTGGCAAAACACTCAGTGGCGAGGGATTTCAGCATACCGGCTTCTTGGGTAAGCCGCCGCAAATATTGCTCAATGCGATGGCTCATCTCAAGTCGAAGCACCGCTTACATGACCCTGACTTACTCGGCCATTTAGACCAAATGGTCCAACAGCACAACAAGCTTAAAGGTACCTTTGAGTACCAGGGGGGAGGAAAATGA
- a CDS encoding uncharacterized protein (EggNog:ENOG41) translates to MKDAIVRDKLQQQHGILCFEMEAAGLMNGLDCLVIRGICDYSDSHKNKRWQPYAAAASAAYAKELIYSLPLYSPPVGIMSLLQSNGLSHFDQRVGSMNDPLSTSVGLVIVDRQKALFAANSGLEAAKSSTMLNNSGNLGRSVYLNIYPRNNRFFGRNDVLQIISEHLLPSMQDTLRLRSFALYGLAGIGKSQIATEFVYRNMRSFKAVFWVSASSEEKLFQGFTEIARELNLNNGTTINDQQVIVQLVKEWLQKTPEAWLLVLDNADDLTIIPSFWPTSEHGAVLVTSQNPASEYQLANNGMEVKPFSPEESTAWFCQQLGRNTVLNEEAKNITESFGHHTLTIKQMASYIRESQCTISQFQEAYADSTKRQQLLATPNELSAPGYAHTTSTAFAVTFSKLGINALQTLGILSFLDPDRIPEKLLEDTENRVPFLASIVDRNTIMRDLGRYSLIDKLENEANLRLHRIVVHTVSEEIDSDEAKAQAAFRGAVALLHQRFPLQSEARSHMNEKWTECEKYISHVIAFNERFCRLSAQIRLTLSYDFIELLYCSAWYLYERGRLDLSSSIVGSADLQSDLHNELTQANKAVELAKKSLEIKQAAVKAKVLDRNHPQIANSYMDIGVFIGGANPQAAIRLHEKAIRIREQSPKYADQQMQLLSLNYMNLGRCWWMIKELDKATAAYQKSLHIIKRLEDLMGTPFAQTAWTMSALANVLIDQGKIDAAFDLYTQSMNVHLKVLGPTHHKTAACYNKLAWFLQKQGEYKMAIEYLRLSLKVHTQKQSVATRPEIARTKYQLSQVLHEFGETKEGDELKAEAQQLRFQLTGKKPGEDESQEAYDELIAYFYR, encoded by the exons ATGAAAGATGCTATTGTGCGAGACAAgttacagcagcagcacggcatTCTGTGCttcgagatggaggctgccgGGTTGATGAATGGACTAGATTGCTTGGTCATCCGTGGCATCTGTGACTATTCTGATTCCCATAAGAATAAACGATGGCAGCCCTacgcagcagctgcttctgctgcatACGCAAAGGAGCTGATCTACTCTCTCCCACTCTACAGCCCACCAGTGGGCATTATGTCACTATTACAGA GCAACGGTTTGTCCCATTTCGATCAAAGAGTTGGATCCATGAACGACCCTCTTTCCACGTCTGTAGGTTTGGTGATAGTTGACAGACAGAAAGCGCTATTCGCTGCAAACAGTGGACTTGAAGCCGCAAAGTCATCAACGATGCTCAACAATAGTGGTAATCTTGGCCGATCAGTATACTTGAACATATATCCTCGCAACAACCGATTTTTTGGGCGTAATGATGTTTTACAGATTATTTCGGAGCATTTACTCCCATCAATGCAAGACACGCTAAGACTGCGATCATTCGCCCTGTATGGACTTGCCGGTATTGGTAAATCACAGATTGCAACCGAGTTTGTGTATCGGAATATGCGAAGTTTCAAGGCAGTGTTTTGGGTCTCGGCAAGTAGCGAGGAGAAACTTTTTCAAGGGTTCACCGAGATAGCGAGGGAGCTGAACTTGAACAACGGGACAACCATCAACGATCAACAAGTAATTGTTCAGCTGGTCAAAGAATGGTTACAGAAAACAC CTGAGGCCTGGCTACTTGTACTTGACAACGCAGATGATCTGACCATAATCCCATCTTTTTGGCCAACCTCTGAGCATGGCGCGGTGCTTGTGACCAGCCAGAATCCTGCATCCGAGTACCAGCTTGCCAATAATGGCATGGAGGTCAAACCCTTCTCTCCAGAAGAAAGTACGGCCTGGTTCTGCCAGCAACTTGGCCGGAACACAGTTCTGAACGAAGAAGCGAAAAACATTACCGAGTCTTTCGGACACCATACCCTCACCATCAAGCAAATGGCTTCCTATATAAGGGAATCTCAATGTACCATTTCCCAGTTCCAGGAAGCATATGCGGATTCTACAAAGCGACAACAACTTCTCGCGACGCCTAATGAACTCTCAGCTCCGGGCTATGCGCACACCACATCCACAGCGTTCGCAGTCACATTCTCAAAACTTGGCATAAATGCTCTACAAACATTGGGCATACTATCATTTTTGGACCCAGATAGAATTCCAGAAAAATTGCTTGAGGACACAGAAAATCGTGTGCCCTTTCTCGCCAGCATTGTGGACCGTAATACAATTATGCGAGACCTGGGCCGTTACTCTCTCATTGATAAATTGGAAAATGAAGCCAACCTACGGCTCCATAGAATAGTTGTGCATACTGTCTCTGAGGAGATTGACTCTGACGAAGCCAAAGCACAAGCTGCGTTCCGAGGCGCTGTTGCCCTGCTCCACCAACGGTTTCCGCTCCAAAGCGAAGCACGGAGCCATATGAATGAGAAATGGACTGAGTGCGAGAAATACATATCGCACGTAATCGCATTTAATGAGAGATTTTGCAGATTATCAGCTCAGATCAGATTGACACTGTCTTACGACTTTATTGAACTGCTTTACTGCTCTGCATG GTATCTGTATGAGAGAGGTCGACTCGATCTGAGCTCCTCCATAGTTGGCTCTGCGGA CTTACAATCTGACCTACACAATGAGTTGACTCAAGCAAATAAGGCAGTTGAATTAGCCAAAAAGTCGCTGGAGATTAAACAGGCCGCAGTCAAAGCCAAGGTTCTAGACCGAAATCACCCACAAATAGCCAATTCTTATATGGATATTGGCGTGTTCATTGGAGGTGCAAATCCGCAAGCTGCAATTCGCTTACATGAGAAGGCCATTCGAATTAGAGAACAGTCGCCCAAGTACGCAGACCAACAGATGCAGCTGTTGTCTTTGAACTACATGAATCTTGGTCGATGCTGGTGGATGATCAAGGAGCTAGATAAGGCCACGGCAGCTTATCAGAAAAGCCTCCATATCATCAAAAGACTGGAAGATTTGATGGGAACTCCTTTTGCACA AACAGCTTGGACAATGTCAGCACTTGCGAATGTCCTCATCGACCAGGGAAAAATTGACGCCGCCTTTGATCTTTATACACAAAGCATGAATGTTCATCTCAAAGTCCTCGGCCCGACACACCATAAAACAGCGGCCTGCTATAACAAGCTTGCCTGGTTTCTGCAGAAGCAAGGAGAGTACAAAATGGCAAT TGAATACCTCCGATTGTCGCTCAAGGTCCATACGCAAAAGCAGTCAGTGGCCACTCGCCCAGAGATTGCACGAACGAAATACCAACTCTCTCAAGTGCTGCATGAGTTTGGTGAAACTAAGGAGGGTGATGAActcaaggccgaggcccAGCAGCTGCGATTCCAGTTGACCGGTAAGAAGCCGGGAGAAGACGAGTCGCAGGAAGCATATGATGAACTCATTGCCTATTTCTATCGGTGA
- a CDS encoding uncharacterized protein (EggNog:ENOG41) translates to MLSPIRSACSAFARRCSTKPISISKPIFATQPASSRYNSSTSRQTIVHTKNAAPAQAPYSQAIKTPSAIYCSGQVHLTSDGVLIDGSIAEKTRKCCENIEAILKAADSSLSNVVKTTVFISDVGYFAEMNAEYEKWFSHKPARSCVVVKGLPLNASVEIEVIALP, encoded by the exons ATGTTGTCGCCAATTCGTTCTGCGTGCTCGGCTTTTGCTAGGAGATGTTCAACTAAaccaatctccatctcaaagCCCATATTCGCTACAcagccagcttcttcgaGATACAATTCTTCAACATCGCGTCAGACTATTGTACATACTAAGAATGCTGCCCCTG CCCAAGCGCCCTAT TCTCAAGCTATCAAAACTCCATCAGCTATTTACTGTTCTGGCCAAGTCCACCTCACTTCCGACGGTGTCTTAATTGATGGTTCTATTGCtgagaagacaagaaaatgctgtgaaaatATTGAGGCGATTTTAAAAGCGGCAGATTCGTCGCTTTCTAACGTTGTAAAAACCACAGTTTTCATCTCCGACGTTGGATATTTTGCG GAAATGAATGCCGAATATGAAAAGTGGTTTTCTCACAAACCTGCGCGCAGCTGTGTTGTAGTTAAAGGGCTTCCGTTAAATGCTAGCGTTGAGATTGAAGTAATTGCGCTGCCTTGA
- a CDS encoding uncharacterized protein (EggNog:ENOG41) has protein sequence MAMTTEDLMQQSFTVPTAQQYEIFVQAHGIPSVREDMPDGGSALWFGSPSAKRVIAHVHGGGLVMYATPFHMALAYNVYKAAASKDEDVAVAVLSYDTCPSGVYPIQLRQLVASIVYLMRERDAKNIDLYGDSVGAILILAILHHITHPHPKVPLLSIPSGDCFGRVLLLSPAVPIVTPALQKSKNIGRDLVGVDDIAQMWNIIESNHDPEVDLINPWLTPISEMREEWYETLPAGAITIISGGFELFEEDTVTLSQVIKAKHHNQVEIYVDETATHIAFVKEGLTNSPPSEYTRRVIEWAKS, from the exons ATGGCTATGACAACAGAAGATTTGATGCA GCAATCTTTCACCGTCCCAACGGCCCAGCAATATGAGATCTTTGTCCAAGCTCATGGTATACCTTCTGTAAGAGAAGACATGCCAGACGGTGGCTCTGCCTTGTGGTTTGGCTCTCCGTCAGCCAAAAGAGTGATAGCACACGTTCACGGTGGCGGGCTAGTGATGTACGCAACTCCTTTCCACATGGCCTTGGCTTATAACGTGTACAAAGCGGCCGCCtcaaaagatgaagacgtcGCCGTGGCTGTGCTAAGCTATG ATACGTGCCCTTCTGGTGTCTATCCAATCCAGCTTCGCCAGTTGGTCGCGTCCATCGTGTATCTCATGCGTGAGCGAGACGCAAAAAAC ATCGACCTCTATGGCGATAGTGTTGGCGCAATCCTCATTCTCGCTATCTTGCATCACATCACGCACCCGCATCCAAAGGTTCCTCTGCTATCAATCCCATCTGGGGACTGTTTCGGTCGAGTCTTGTTACTCTCACCCGCCGTGCCCATTGTTACGCCAGCGCTACAGAAGAGTAAAAATATCGGCCGAGATTTGGTTGGAGTGGACGATATTGCTCAGATGTGGAACATCATAGAGAGTAATCATGATCCTGAGGTTGATCTGATTAACCCCTGGTTAACACCGATATCTGAAATGCGTGAAGAATGGTATGAAACACTACCAGCCGGGGCTATTACAATTATATCTGGTGGTTTTGAGTTATTTGAAGAAGATACTGTTACGCTTTCTCAAGTAATCAAG GCTAAACACCACAACCAAGTGGAGATTTATGTGGATGAAACCGCGACTCACATTGCGTTTGTTAAAGAAGGTTTGACGAATAGTCCGCCGTCAGAGTACACCCGCCGCGTTATAGAATGGGCAAAGAGTTAA